TCCTGCCGTCCTGAACAACGCCCTCGCCGCTGTAAGTCGCATCCGCAAATGGCGGTAATCCTAATCCTTGTCCAAGAGCATATTTCTTGCCCTTCAGCACACCGGCTTGCCAAAGTTGGAAAACAGATCCGGTCTGCGCTGCGATGGGCTTTCCTTTGGCCGCTGCTTCTCTGACGATCGACGAGCCTTCGGGAGAAAGCGGCCCAATTTTGGTAGCCATGCAAGGCATGATTAATCCCCTATAATCGGATACCCGAACCTCGCTAAGCTTGAGGTCGGGTTGCAGCTTCTGGTTTCCGGCTTGCAACAGCCGCTTTGAAGCAGTGGCTACCACGACCTGAAAACCGGCCTTTTGAAGCATATCTTTCATTACTCCAACTTCCTTTGTAAGCATCAGCTCAAGATCGGCTGATTTATCCTCGTTAAGGATCATCAAGACCTTGCCCTTTTGTAAGTTTGTTTGTGCTACAGAATTGCAGCAGAAAAGGAGACTCAGGATCAAAGCAAAAGCCTCAATTTTTTGCATTGCTCTCTCCGTTTTGTGGTCAGTGATGAAGTGTCGGATGCAAGCCAAAGCATGAAACAAAACCATCTTACCTCTTCTCAAATCCCTTTTGCTATTCTTCGAGCAGAGTTACAGCCGCGGATCAACTGCTTTCAGTCAATCGGTGAGGTCAGTAACCTCAGCGAAAAGATTTGCTATCCGAGCCCGGGCAGGGTCAGCACAAAAAACATTGGTACCAGGAATATCAATGCCAGCAGGGGAAAGACGTACCAGGCCACGCGGCTGAATGCCGATGGGGTGGCGACTCGTCCTGTCCGGATCGCACGATCCTCCAAAGGAGCGCCTACAAGGACCATCCCTAATAGCGGTGTAAAACCGGAGGATAGAAGAAATGCAAAAGCCCCGGCCACATGACCCTGCATCTGGATGGACCCAATCAATAAGCCGATGATCCCCATAGCTGCAAAAGCCGTGGACAGCGTCGGCCCTGAATTGGCCCCGCGTATAGACAACATAAGTGCTATCGTCCCGCCCACAACTACCAGTAATGCTGGCTTAAATGTAGGCCCATAAAGTTTGAGGAACCACGGTGCCAAAAACAAAAACAACAGAACATACCCGAATGCAATGCCGAACCTCCAGCCAGGGTGACCGATTGACGTTGGTCCTGGCACTCCCGTCGGCGCCAACGGCCGACTGCGTAGTTTCCCCGTGAGCTTCCAACAGGGGATAAAGCAGATCACTGCCAGCACGAGGCCATATAGCGCGGTCGCAAGCGACTGGGACAATTCCTTTATTATCAACTGCCAGGTTCCAAATTCAACCGTACCAATCGAGCCGA
The nucleotide sequence above comes from Terriglobia bacterium. Encoded proteins:
- a CDS encoding DJ-1/PfpI family protein, which encodes MQKIEAFALILSLLFCCNSVAQTNLQKGKVLMILNEDKSADLELMLTKEVGVMKDMLQKAGFQVVVATASKRLLQAGNQKLQPDLKLSEVRVSDYRGLIMPCMATKIGPLSPEGSSIVREAAAKGKPIAAQTGSVFQLWQAGVLKGKKYALGQGLGLPPFADATYSGEGVVQDGRIITSGTCPYMEKMAGKKDGTSKLTEALIAELLK